A window of Adhaeribacter arboris genomic DNA:
CCGGAGTGGCAACCGGAATACGACGAATGGGTAAAAGTACCCGCCGCCCAAACGCGCAGTAAAGATTATACGGAAGTAGCTTTGGCTTCGGCCGAAACTTACGATATGATTTACCAGCAGCCAATTATTTACGAGCTCGAACAATTACAAATGCCCACCTTGTTAGTAATAGGGCAAGCTGACCGGACGGTAGTAGGTAAAGCAAACATTAAAGATAAGGCCGTTTTGGCGAAAGCCGGTAATTACCCTAGTTTAGGCCGGAAAGCGGTCAACCAGATCAGAACCAGTAAATTAGTGGGTTTGCCCAATGTAGGCCACATACCGCATTTACAAGTTCCGGAAGCTTTTCATAAGGCGGTTACCAGCTTTTTAAAATAATTAACTCAAAATCCGGAGACTTTCCGGCGAAATGAGGGCGGTAGGTTGATAGCGCCCCTCCCGGGGGCCATTTTCGAGGTTTAAAACTCCTCTTGGGCAAACGGTAGCGCACATGCCGCAGCCAACGCACGAAGCCCGGATGATAGGTTGACCTTGCTGCGCGTACCATCTTACGTCAATTCCCATTTCGCAGTAGGTAGAGCAATTACCGCAAGAAATACACTGCCCTCCATTAGTAGTGATTCGAAACCGGGAAAAATGTTTTTGCAGGATACCCAAATACGCGGCCATAGGGCAACCAAACCGGCACCAAACCCGCGAACCCATAATCGGGTAAAAACCTACTCCAATTACCCCCGAAAAAATAGAACCTATAAAAAATCCGTAGGTTTGGGAAAATTCATTCGAAAGGCGACCCAGCAAGCCGCCGCCCATTATGGAATTAAGCCAAAGCAGTAAAGTGGTCAGGACGATAAAACCCAGAATAGGATAAATAATGGCTACTTCCCAGCGCCACGCAGCCCGGGATTTGTCCGATAAATGCCGATACGGATCCCCGGCCGTTTCGGCCAGTCCGCCGCAGCCGCATACCCAACTGCAATACCAGCGTTTTCCAAAAAAATAAGTTAATACCGGTACTCCAATTAAAGAGATTACGGCAGTCCAGAAAAGAAAGAATACGCCTAAAGCACCCGGCGTTTTAATTAAGTAATCTGCCGTGCCCGGAAACAAATAATCATATTTTAAAGGCCAGAAGTAGGATAAATAAAATTCTGGTTGGTTCAACAGAATTAAAAAGTAAGGAATTAAGTAAGCCAGAACTAACTGGAAAAACATGACGGATAAGGTGCGGATAATTTGATACGGGCTATGACGGTATTTTAACAAAGCCCTAATTCCCATAATCAGGACGGCCAGCGTGTAAAAGGTGCCGTATAAAAACCAACGGTCGGCAGCAATTCCGCGCAACCAAAAACTCAGCGGGTCGATACTACGGATAAGACCAATCATTAAATCGGGCCACCAGTATAGAGTTACGTAAAAGCCCGTTAAAAATATCCCGATAACCCAAGCAATGGTTCCCCGACTAGTAGAAGCCCGGAGCCAAATGCCATTATTTTTTACGCCCGGCTGGTTTTTAAAGTAAGTCCGCAAAAAGTAAACAAGTAAGGCAGTAATGCCAACTACTATTCCGGAGAACATAAATTTCTTCTCGCCCGCTGATTGAAAGCCGCTCAAAAAAATAAGTAGCAGCCCCAGGCCAAATCCGCTTAAAGTTAATTTTTGCAGCCAATCGGTTTCGTCCGTATACTGAACCGCCGTATTAATTTTACCGTTTAATGCCATGCGTTAAAGATACTTAAAATACTGGATTAATGGTGGTGGTGATGATGCCCGTGCTGATCGTCGGGTTTGGTGTTATAATTTATGATGGCTCCCACGATAAAAACGCCTAACCAGCAAGCATATAAAGCATTGTAACTGGCAATATGTTTATTGGTTAACAATAAAATAACGTGCGCGGCCAAAGTCATTATCAAACCGACCACGGCAATAAATTGGTAGGAGTTCATCTCCCGGAAATTATATAGCTTACTGGCTTTCATATTCTTTAAATTTAAAGCAATAGTTTAGAAAACGGATCTCGGTTATCCTTAACAGCTTTTTACCCAGATAAGTTAAATTACCAGTTATTGGTTTACCTAGTACACAAAAGAGCTAAAAGAAATAGGAATTATTTAAAAGTATTTAATTGGATAGCCGATTTTACCAGAATGAATCAAATCTTGTTGCTTTCACAACAAAAAGGGGAACGATATACTCGTTCCCCTTTGCTATACCTAAATCGTTACCGCTTAGTTTTCTACGATAACTTTAGTTTGCTTTTCGCCGGAAGAACCATTGGCTTTAATAATATAAATGCCGGGCTTCATGGCTTTGGTTACGGGTAACTCTACCGAAGTGGCTCCTTGCGCATCTGCGGTTATTGTTTTAGCCTGGTAAACCTGACCAAAGGAATCGTACACGGTAAGGGTAACGGATTCTTGTTTGCTAAAGCCAGTCAGGTCAGCGTATATTTTTGATCCTACGGTATTGGGATTAGGATAAACTTTCAACACTGGTTCTTTGTCGGTCAGCTTTTGAACAACTTTCGTTACTTCTTTTTTGGCCGTAGCTTCTACCGATTGAATGGTAGCTGTGTCGGTACCTTCGTAGGTAATACCTAGCCCAACCAGCTCAACGGATACCACCTGATCTTTCTTTCTTTTTTGACCAGCCGCTTCCAGTTTAGCCTTTTTTAGTCCCGCCGTGGCCGGGAAAAAAGCCACATTAAACGTAACCGAACTGTTTTTTCGAATTTTTATAATTTTATTTGGTTTGGCATCTGGTTGACCGGTCATTACAAACTCGCGGGCATTGTCGCCAATTATAGCTAAACTTTTTAATTTTAAATTACCCCGACCCGTATTCGAAATAGTTACGGCGTGCTGGGTTACTTTAGAATAATCGGGCAATTCGGGATCGTTTTTATCTTTGTCTTTATCCTTCTCTTTTTTAGCTGTAATGGCTTGGGTAATGGAATTAACTTTTTGAGCCGCCGGTTTATTGGCTCCTACTACTTCGGTAGCAGTAATTTTTTCGGGGAAAGCGGTGGCAAAACCTTCCTCATCGGAAATGCTGCTCACGCGTAATAAGGTAATCTGGGCGGTTCTGTCCGGAATGTTGTTCCAGTTAAACTCAATCACGTATAAATTACCGGTTTGCACGTCTTCCACAATATCCAACGGATTAATAAAACCCGACATTCCTACTAAGCCGGTAGTCCCGGCTCCCGTGTACGAATTCCGAATGTTGTAATCGGTTTCTGCGCTACCTTTTACTAATGAACCCGGTTGTAAGACAATAATATCCCCGCCGCCGCTAAAGCGACATACCAGTATTTTGCCCTTTAAAGCCCCGTTAAAAGCATTGCTCTTGTATTCGATAGCGCCATTAGGAGAGCGGTTTAACTCAAAGTTAAAGGCGGCTCCCCGATAATTATCATCCGCTTCCATA
This region includes:
- a CDS encoding 4Fe-4S binding protein, which produces MALNGKINTAVQYTDETDWLQKLTLSGFGLGLLLIFLSGFQSAGEKKFMFSGIVVGITALLVYFLRTYFKNQPGVKNNGIWLRASTSRGTIAWVIGIFLTGFYVTLYWWPDLMIGLIRSIDPLSFWLRGIAADRWFLYGTFYTLAVLIMGIRALLKYRHSPYQIIRTLSVMFFQLVLAYLIPYFLILLNQPEFYLSYFWPLKYDYLFPGTADYLIKTPGALGVFFLFWTAVISLIGVPVLTYFFGKRWYCSWVCGCGGLAETAGDPYRHLSDKSRAAWRWEVAIIYPILGFIVLTTLLLWLNSIMGGGLLGRLSNEFSQTYGFFIGSIFSGVIGVGFYPIMGSRVWCRFGCPMAAYLGILQKHFSRFRITTNGGQCISCGNCSTYCEMGIDVRWYAQQGQPIIRASCVGCGMCATVCPRGVLNLENGPREGRYQPTALISPESLRILS